One stretch of Nicotiana tabacum cultivar K326 chromosome 18, ASM71507v2, whole genome shotgun sequence DNA includes these proteins:
- the LOC107792376 gene encoding glucomannan 4-beta-mannosyltransferase 2 produces MAESTFQATASDIAGQIGMMWEVLKAPLLVPLLRAAVYICLVMELMLFIERLYMGIVIVIVKLFMKKPDKRYKWEPMADDDLEIGSADFPKVLVQIPMFNEREVYKISIGAACNLSWPSDRLVIQVLDDSTDPIIKDMVETECLRWASKGLNITYQIRESRGGYKAGALKEGLKHNYVKDCEYVVIFDADFRPEPDFLRRSIPFLVHNPEIALVQGRWRFVNANECLLTRMQEMSLDYHFTVEQEVGSSTHAFFGFNGTGGIWRIAAINEAGGWKDRTTVEDMDLAVRASLKGWKFVYLGDLQVKSELPSTFKAFRFQQHRWSCGPANLFRKMVMEIVRNKRVNVWKKFYVIYSFFFVRKIIAHMVTFFFFCVVLPLTLLVPEVEVPLWGAIYIPCIITTLNSVGTPRSIHLLFYWILFENVMAFHRTKATFIGLLEAKRANEWVVTEKLGDTLKNKEKSKPAKKARGPLFGDRILPQELGFAVFLFFCGLYDVLYGKRVYFIYVFLQVITFTIAGFGYVGTIVPS; encoded by the exons ATGGCGGAATCAACTTTTCAGGCGACTGCTTCTGATATTGCTGGGCAAATAGGGATGATGTGGGAAGTATTAAAGGCGCCATTGTTAGTGCCATTGTTGAGGGCAGCTGTGTACATTTGTTTAGTAATGGAGTTAATGCTTTTTATTGAGAGGCTTTATATGGGAATAGTAATTGTTATTGTTAAGCTTTTTATGAAAAAACCAGATAAAAGGTATAAATGGGAACCAATGGCTGATGATGATTTGGAAATTGGTAGTGCTGATTTTCCAAAAGTTCTTGTTCAAATCCCTATGTTTAATGAAAGAGAG GTTTATAAGATCTCCATTGGAGCTGCGTGTAACCTTTCATGGCCGTCGGATCGACTCGTTATTCAGGTTCTTGATGATTCTACTGATCCTATCATTAAG GATATGGTTGAGACAGAATGTCTAAGGTGGGCAAGCAAAGGACTTAACATAACGTACCAAATAAGAGAATCCCGCGGTGGTTACAAAGCTGGAGCACTTAAAGAAGGATTAAAGCATAATTATGTCAAAGATTGCGAGTACGTCGTTATTTTCGACGCTGATTTCCGACCCGAACCCGATTTTCTCCGTCGATCCATCCCGTTTCTGGTACATAACCCGGAAATTGCCCTGGTTCAGGGTAGATGGCGATTTG TGAATGCAAATGAGTGTCTATTGACAAGAATGCAAGAGATGTCACTAGATTACCATTTTACAGTGGAGCAAGAAGTGGGCTCATCTACTCATGCATTTTTCGGTTTCAATG GAACTGGTGGGATATGGAGAATAGCAGCCATTAATGAAGCTGGTGGATGGAAGGACAGAACAACTGTTGAGGATATGGACCTTGCAGTTAGAGCTAGTCTTAAGGGCTGGAAGTTTGTTTACCTTGGTGACCTCCAG GTGAAAAGTGAACTTCCCAGTACATTCAAAGCCTTCCGTTTTCAGCAACATCGTTGGTCTTGTGGCCCTGCCAATTTGTTCAGGAAAATGGTGATGGAGATTGTTAGGAACAAG AGAGTGAATGTTTGGAAGAAGTTTTATGTGATCTACAGCTTCTTTTTCGTCCGGAAGATCATAGCTCACATGGTTACATTTTTCTTCTTCTGTGTTGTTCTTCCATTGACACTTTTGGTTCCTGAAGTTGAAGTCCCACTATGGGGTGCCATTTACATCCCTTGTATCATCACCACTCTCAACTCTGTTGGAACTCCAAG GTCAATTCATTTACTGTTTTATTGGATTCTCTTCGAGAACGTGATGGCTTTCCACCGAACCAAGGCTACATTCATTGGTTTGCTCGAGGCAAAGAGGGCCAACGAATGGGTTGTGACAGAGAAACTAGGTGATACTCTCAAGAACAAAGAGAAGTCGAAACCAGCCAAGAAAGCCCGAGGACCTCTATTTGGAGACAG GATTCTTCCACAAGAATTGGGATTTGCAGTGTTCCTTTTCTTCTGTGGTTTATATGATGTTCTTTATGGGAAGCGAGTGTACTTTATCTATGTGTTCCTGCAAGTCATTACCTTTACCATTGCTGGATTTGGCTACGTTGGCACTATAGTCCCCTCTTag